Proteins encoded within one genomic window of Sphingomonas sp. NBWT7:
- a CDS encoding aminotransferase class I/II-fold pyridoxal phosphate-dependent enzyme, whose translation MEQDQTPILEALATMERRPVRGFGAPGHNLGRGAARDVRKLLGTRVFKADVITPKGLDDRTEGAHVVQRAHEIAAKAWNADFCRFVTGGSTLSLHMALAAVARAGDTVLFAANVHKAERAHTLGAGLDARIVPVIVDDEWDVEHGVDPAALAAALDANPDAKAFVLVSPTYYGVTSDIAALADLCHARGIPLICDAAWGGAFAFSAALPHDALAKGADVAVYSLHKTMGALTQGSALLARGELVDRQRLWMAYELYETTSPSVPIIASLDAARRDHAINGDTIWRATIKRAEDLRRRVAVIDGVRVLGPSDIPTGAQLDPTKVLIDVSALGVSGYAIDDWLNEHHRICVGLSDARHLLAVVSVGTTSSDIRALAKGLADCVNRLRAGTLELASAVDVPRIATLSSEMAQDPAGAFFGPVEQVALRDAEGRVAAETIAPAPPGVPRLVPGQRITAEHIAWLAANRAVGMFLLDPIDPTERTIRCTVAAE comes from the coding sequence ATGGAGCAGGATCAGACACCCATTCTCGAGGCGCTGGCCACGATGGAGCGACGGCCGGTGCGCGGTTTCGGTGCGCCAGGCCATAATCTGGGCAGGGGAGCCGCGCGCGACGTGCGCAAGCTGCTTGGTACGCGTGTCTTCAAAGCCGATGTGATCACCCCCAAAGGTCTCGACGACCGGACGGAGGGCGCTCATGTCGTCCAGCGTGCCCATGAGATAGCGGCCAAGGCGTGGAACGCCGACTTCTGTCGGTTCGTCACCGGCGGATCGACACTTAGCCTCCACATGGCGTTGGCGGCGGTTGCGCGTGCGGGGGACACGGTGCTGTTCGCCGCGAACGTTCATAAAGCGGAACGGGCGCACACCTTGGGCGCGGGGCTGGATGCCCGCATCGTACCCGTCATCGTCGACGACGAATGGGACGTCGAGCACGGTGTCGATCCTGCGGCGCTCGCGGCTGCTCTGGATGCCAATCCGGATGCCAAGGCGTTCGTGCTTGTGTCGCCAACTTACTACGGCGTCACCAGCGATATCGCCGCCCTGGCCGATTTGTGCCACGCGCGCGGCATACCGCTGATCTGCGACGCCGCATGGGGCGGCGCGTTCGCCTTTTCAGCGGCGCTGCCGCACGATGCCTTGGCCAAGGGGGCGGACGTCGCGGTCTACAGCCTGCACAAGACAATGGGCGCGCTGACACAGGGCTCGGCTTTGCTCGCGCGCGGCGAACTCGTCGATCGGCAGCGGCTATGGATGGCCTACGAACTCTACGAGACGACGAGCCCGTCCGTGCCGATAATCGCTAGCCTCGATGCCGCCCGGCGCGATCACGCCATCAACGGCGACACGATCTGGCGTGCCACCATCAAGCGCGCGGAGGATCTTCGCCGGCGTGTCGCTGTGATCGACGGCGTGCGTGTTCTCGGACCGTCCGACATTCCGACCGGCGCGCAACTCGACCCGACGAAAGTTCTGATCGATGTATCGGCACTTGGTGTGTCGGGTTACGCCATCGACGATTGGCTGAACGAGCATCATCGAATCTGCGTCGGGCTGTCCGATGCGCGCCACCTTCTGGCGGTCGTCTCGGTCGGCACCACATCCAGCGACATCCGCGCGCTGGCTAAGGGGCTGGCCGATTGCGTTAACCGATTGCGAGCCGGCACGCTGGAGCTGGCGTCGGCCGTCGATGTTCCACGCATCGCGACGCTGTCGTCGGAGATGGCACAAGATCCTGCTGGCGCGTTCTTCGGACCGGTCGAGCAGGTCGCATTGCGGGACGCAGAAGGTCGCGTGGCCGCGGAGACGATCGCTCCTGCGCCGCCCGGCGTCCCCCGCCTCGTGCCCGGCCAGCGGATCACCGCGGAGCATATCGCATGGCTAGCGGCGAACCGAGCCGTCGGCATGTTTCTGCTCGATCCGATCGACCCTACCGAAAGGACGATACGATGCACCGTCGCCGCCGAGTAG
- a CDS encoding YadA-like family protein, with translation MVDTGSARISFAARLLTRTFLTAPLVLAAMAAQQAQAQQRLVSACSGVSLPRSVVTDILSPVITGTAASTEAVVNDILDTPILGLLVPPLNLNASGLLAQAASGAPITLQVLATDGTIVAPTDQCRVTSDSITLNTPAGVAIGGNQITGLGANGAAAFASDINAIAMGNNARTEAGAIGSVAFGQNSQATAANSVALGAGSIASRGALSGYVATGLTGTQTSVGEVSVGAPGALRQLTNVAAGNAPSDAATVGQVDGVAAQVAALGTASVQYNGSTRDRVTLAGATGTAIDNLAPGTLAAGSTEAVNGSQLFATNQAVSGNTTAITNVDARVTDLGTQVTSNTNLIAGLDVAAVRYDGADRGLITLGGTAGTTIANLNAGVLAADSTQAVNGAQLFATNAQVAANTAAIAGLGSGGLAGVVRYSDAATPTTPNSGTVTDDGTLAGATGGPVGLHNVRDGALATGSTDAVNGGQLFATNQAVAGNTGAITDLDARVTTNEAGIVNLSTAVTNNTTAITDLQNNVAGANTTITNLGAQVANNTTSITNLEATVANQPLRYADAATPTTPNGGIVSDDTTLVGASGGTVGLHNVRGGALVAGSTDAVNGDQLAATNTQVAANTTAIANFNNLVVGSAVSPVQYSNAATPTVPNGGTLTNDVTLVGANAAAPVALHNVADGAVTAGSTDAVNGQQLFAVATQSANSVQYDRTASGGRGNTITLAGGEAGGVTLANVANGTVAAGSTQAVNGGQLATVAQVAQQAAALGANSVQYGAGNTNVTFNSSGSAVLLRNVAAGTTATDAVNVGQLQTGLQGAVAQANTYTDARLSAALESMNFNLREVRRDLGAGTSSALAAAALPQATEPGKSMVAIGGGTYRGQSAFAFGASTYLNDGHSIFRLGATVDSQGKAGANAGYGYQF, from the coding sequence ATGGTCGATACCGGATCCGCGCGTATTTCCTTTGCAGCACGGCTGCTCACCCGAACGTTTCTCACTGCTCCCCTTGTTCTTGCCGCTATGGCGGCTCAACAGGCACAAGCTCAGCAAAGACTCGTTAGTGCCTGTTCAGGCGTCAGCCTGCCGCGATCAGTCGTGACCGACATCCTCTCGCCCGTGATAACCGGTACGGCCGCGTCGACAGAAGCGGTGGTAAACGACATCCTCGACACGCCGATCCTTGGGCTTCTCGTCCCACCACTCAATCTCAACGCGAGCGGGTTGTTGGCGCAAGCTGCGTCCGGTGCGCCGATCACCCTGCAGGTGCTGGCAACCGATGGCACAATCGTCGCGCCGACCGATCAGTGTCGTGTCACGTCTGACTCGATCACCCTTAACACGCCCGCTGGGGTCGCCATCGGCGGCAACCAGATCACCGGGCTAGGGGCTAACGGAGCGGCAGCGTTCGCCAGTGACATTAACGCTATTGCGATGGGGAATAATGCGCGCACCGAAGCGGGCGCCATTGGCAGCGTTGCTTTTGGTCAGAACAGCCAAGCAACCGCCGCGAACAGCGTCGCTCTTGGCGCGGGATCGATCGCGTCTCGTGGTGCGCTATCTGGCTATGTCGCCACCGGACTGACCGGGACGCAGACTTCTGTCGGCGAAGTGTCGGTCGGTGCCCCAGGCGCGCTACGTCAATTGACCAACGTCGCAGCTGGCAACGCGCCGTCCGATGCCGCCACTGTCGGCCAAGTCGACGGCGTGGCCGCACAGGTCGCCGCCCTCGGCACCGCGTCGGTGCAATACAACGGCTCAACGCGCGATCGCGTGACCTTGGCGGGCGCCACCGGCACTGCCATCGACAATCTCGCGCCCGGTACGCTGGCCGCTGGATCGACTGAAGCCGTCAACGGCTCGCAATTGTTCGCCACCAACCAAGCCGTGAGCGGCAACACCACGGCCATCACCAATGTCGATGCTCGTGTGACTGATCTCGGGACGCAGGTTACCAGCAACACGAACCTGATCGCCGGGCTTGATGTTGCGGCAGTGCGGTATGACGGCGCCGACCGCGGCCTTATTACCTTGGGCGGCACCGCTGGCACGACGATCGCAAATTTGAACGCAGGCGTGCTGGCGGCAGATTCCACGCAGGCGGTTAACGGCGCGCAGTTATTCGCAACGAACGCGCAAGTGGCGGCGAATACGGCGGCGATTGCCGGGCTCGGCAGTGGCGGTCTGGCCGGCGTCGTGCGCTACTCCGATGCGGCCACGCCGACGACGCCCAACAGCGGCACCGTCACGGACGATGGCACGCTGGCCGGCGCAACCGGCGGTCCGGTCGGTCTGCACAATGTGCGCGACGGCGCGTTGGCCACCGGCTCGACCGATGCGGTAAACGGTGGGCAGTTGTTCGCGACCAATCAGGCGGTCGCCGGCAACACCGGCGCGATCACGGACCTGGACGCACGGGTTACGACGAACGAAGCCGGTATCGTCAATCTGTCGACTGCTGTGACGAACAACACGACCGCGATCACCGATCTTCAGAACAACGTGGCCGGCGCGAATACCACCATCACCAACCTCGGCGCGCAAGTGGCCAACAACACCACGTCAATCACCAACCTTGAAGCCACGGTCGCCAACCAGCCGCTTCGTTATGCCGATGCGGCGACGCCGACGACTCCCAACGGCGGGATCGTCAGCGACGATACGACACTGGTCGGCGCGAGCGGAGGAACGGTAGGGCTGCATAACGTGCGCGGCGGTGCGCTCGTCGCTGGCTCCACCGATGCAGTGAACGGCGATCAGCTCGCAGCCACCAACACGCAAGTCGCCGCCAACACCACGGCCATCGCCAACTTCAACAATCTGGTGGTGGGCAGCGCGGTCAGCCCTGTCCAGTATAGCAACGCCGCAACGCCGACAGTGCCGAATGGCGGTACGCTTACCAATGACGTGACGTTAGTCGGCGCGAATGCCGCGGCGCCGGTCGCGCTGCACAACGTCGCTGACGGGGCGGTAACGGCGGGTTCGACCGATGCGGTGAACGGCCAGCAATTGTTTGCGGTCGCCACCCAGTCTGCAAACAGCGTGCAATATGATCGTACCGCATCCGGTGGCCGCGGCAACACGATCACGCTTGCTGGCGGTGAAGCGGGCGGTGTCACCCTCGCCAATGTCGCGAATGGCACGGTGGCGGCTGGCTCGACCCAAGCCGTTAATGGCGGGCAACTCGCCACCGTGGCGCAAGTAGCCCAGCAGGCTGCTGCGCTTGGCGCAAATTCGGTCCAATATGGTGCCGGCAACACCAACGTGACGTTCAACAGCAGCGGCAGCGCCGTCTTGCTGCGCAACGTCGCGGCTGGAACCACTGCGACCGACGCCGTCAACGTCGGGCAGCTGCAGACCGGGCTCCAAGGCGCAGTTGCGCAGGCCAATACCTACACCGATGCCCGCCTTTCCGCCGCGCTCGAGTCGATGAACTTCAACTTGCGCGAGGTGCGCCGGGATCTCGGCGCTGGGACGTCCTCTGCGCTCGCCGCGGCCGCGCTGCCGCAAGCGACTGAGCCGGGCAAGTCGATGGTCGCGATCGGTGGCGGAACCTATCGCGGGCAGTCCGCCTTCGCCTTCGGTGCGTCGACCTATCTCAACGATGGCCACTCGATCTTTCGCCTCGGCGCGACTGTCGACAGCCAGGGCAAGGCCGGGGCGAACGCAGGCTACGGCTACCAGTTCTGA
- a CDS encoding response regulator — translation MPYATDALAGQKVLVLEDEYLLADYITSVVESVGATPQGPFASGEDALISLASGDGLPTIATLDVNLLDGPSFKVADELDQLGIPFVFITAYGATSLPNRFAARPVLTKPFAPFQVVQELLALLERHAGHS, via the coding sequence ATGCCGTACGCAACCGATGCTCTCGCCGGGCAAAAAGTTCTCGTGCTAGAAGACGAGTACCTCCTCGCTGACTACATCACCTCCGTTGTCGAATCTGTAGGTGCTACGCCGCAGGGGCCTTTCGCGTCAGGTGAAGACGCTCTTATCTCCCTAGCGTCAGGCGACGGCCTCCCGACCATCGCTACGCTCGACGTCAACCTTCTGGATGGCCCGTCTTTCAAGGTCGCTGATGAACTTGATCAATTGGGAATCCCTTTCGTCTTCATCACCGCCTACGGCGCAACTTCGCTTCCAAACCGCTTCGCGGCTCGCCCAGTGCTGACGAAACCATTCGCCCCGTTTCAGGTTGTGCAAGAGTTACTTGCCTTACTGGAACGTCACGCTGGGCACAGCTAG
- a CDS encoding IS6 family transposase, with amino-acid sequence MSRRSRAKPPSPFHRFNSSPEVIRLVVMMYVRFPLSLRNVEDLLFERGIDICYETVRMWWNRFGPLFAGDIRRQRVSRMRGFRQWRWHLDEMYVKLNGEMVYLWRAVDHEGEILESYITKTRDKQAALTFIKKALKRHGSPEAITTDGLRSYRAALNELGNSDKQEVGRWANNRVENSHLPFRRRERAMLRFRRMKTLQKFASVHANVHNHFNLERHLIDRQTYKDSRSAALAEWQILAS; translated from the coding sequence ATGAGCCGCCGATCGAGAGCTAAGCCGCCCAGCCCTTTCCACCGGTTCAACTCGTCACCGGAGGTTATTCGGCTCGTGGTCATGATGTACGTGCGGTTTCCGCTGTCGTTGCGGAACGTAGAAGACCTGCTGTTCGAGCGCGGGATCGACATCTGTTATGAGACGGTGCGGATGTGGTGGAACAGGTTCGGACCGCTGTTTGCCGGAGACATACGCCGGCAGCGCGTCTCGCGGATGCGTGGCTTCCGGCAGTGGCGTTGGCATCTCGATGAAATGTACGTGAAGCTGAACGGCGAGATGGTCTATCTCTGGCGAGCGGTCGATCACGAAGGCGAGATCCTCGAGAGCTACATTACTAAAACCCGCGACAAGCAGGCTGCCCTGACCTTCATAAAAAAGGCGCTTAAGCGCCATGGTTCACCGGAGGCGATTACGACGGACGGTCTGCGCTCCTACCGTGCAGCGTTGAACGAGCTCGGTAACAGCGACAAGCAGGAGGTTGGTCGCTGGGCTAACAACCGGGTTGAGAACAGCCACCTGCCGTTCCGACGACGTGAGCGAGCGATGCTGCGGTTCCGACGAATGAAGACGCTGCAAAAGTTCGCCTCGGTGCACGCTAACGTCCACAACCACTTCAACCTAGAACGCCACCTAATCGATCGCCAGACCTACAAGGACAGCCGCTCTGCCGCTTTGGCAGAGTGGCAGATCCTCGCGAGCTAG
- a CDS encoding winged helix-turn-helix domain-containing protein: MKLGPLWLKIQIACGDALAMGPGKADLLEAIIAEGSISGAGRALGMSYRRAWLLVDEMNRCFDPVLVETLKGGGRERGAKVSATGLAILEAYREMEREAATIAEHPAYARLSEHLRVEPIPTD, from the coding sequence GTGAAGCTCGGCCCCCTCTGGCTCAAGATCCAGATCGCGTGTGGCGATGCCTTGGCAATGGGGCCGGGGAAGGCCGACCTGCTCGAGGCGATCATCGCCGAAGGTTCGATCAGCGGCGCAGGCCGCGCGCTCGGCATGAGCTATCGCCGCGCCTGGCTGCTGGTCGACGAGATGAACCGCTGCTTTGATCCGGTTCTGGTCGAGACGCTGAAGGGCGGCGGCCGGGAGCGCGGGGCGAAAGTCAGCGCGACCGGTCTCGCCATCCTCGAAGCCTATCGTGAGATGGAACGCGAGGCCGCAACCATCGCCGAGCACCCCGCTTATGCGCGCTTAAGCGAACACCTGCGCGTCGAGCCGATCCCAACCGATTGA
- a CDS encoding polysaccharide deacetylase family protein translates to MIKWDASAPAAQFRLSRRRCSPIAIIGRCPKALTAISPIAAIGDDLGHPFGRKNNTMSELPHHGRYRYSPIVGRPDYSWPGDRRLAIYLGVNHEVFAFGGGLGATLAPAKTDPDVMNFAWRDYGNRVGAWRFIEMFDRLELKTTALINSAIITHCPGLAEACRDRGDEIAAHGRTNAHAQGEQSENEERAMIAQTLDDFAAIGVRPRGWLGPWISESHRTPDLLEEAGFSYVLDWAHDDQPTRLATRSGAGILSIPYSQEINDIPSIIARQQEAATFADMIGDTVMQLLSECDRRPSVLGIALHPYIMGQPHRALHLERALTRLRERDDDRIWWTTAGAIADHVAKTEGAGV, encoded by the coding sequence GTGATAAAGTGGGACGCTTCCGCGCCGGCGGCGCAATTTCGCCTATCGCGACGCCGGTGTTCGCCGATTGCTATCATTGGCCGCTGCCCGAAAGCCTTGACGGCAATATCCCCCATCGCGGCAATTGGGGATGATCTTGGCCACCCCTTCGGTAGGAAGAACAATACGATGAGTGAATTGCCGCATCACGGACGATACCGCTATAGCCCGATCGTCGGTCGTCCCGACTATTCGTGGCCGGGAGATCGTCGTCTGGCGATCTACCTCGGCGTCAATCACGAGGTGTTTGCTTTCGGCGGGGGGCTGGGGGCAACCCTCGCGCCAGCAAAGACCGATCCCGACGTGATGAATTTCGCGTGGCGCGACTATGGGAATCGCGTCGGGGCATGGCGCTTCATCGAGATGTTCGACCGGCTCGAACTCAAGACAACGGCGCTGATCAACAGCGCGATCATCACTCACTGTCCTGGACTTGCCGAGGCGTGTCGCGACCGGGGGGACGAAATCGCAGCGCACGGCCGCACCAATGCGCACGCGCAGGGCGAGCAGAGCGAGAACGAGGAACGCGCCATGATCGCGCAGACGCTCGACGATTTCGCTGCGATCGGTGTCCGCCCCCGCGGATGGCTTGGGCCGTGGATCTCGGAAAGCCATCGGACTCCGGACCTGCTGGAGGAAGCGGGTTTCAGCTATGTTCTCGACTGGGCGCACGACGATCAGCCGACCCGGCTCGCGACCCGCAGCGGTGCAGGGATCCTTTCGATCCCCTATTCGCAGGAGATCAACGATATCCCGTCGATCATCGCTCGCCAGCAGGAGGCAGCGACCTTCGCCGACATGATCGGGGACACGGTGATGCAATTGTTGAGCGAGTGCGACCGGCGGCCATCGGTGTTGGGGATCGCGCTTCATCCGTACATCATGGGGCAGCCGCATCGGGCCCTGCATCTCGAGCGGGCGCTGACCCGGCTGCGAGAGCGGGACGACGATCGCATCTGGTGGACCACCGCCGGCGCGATCGCGGATCATGTAGCCAAGACGGAGGGGGCTGGAGTGTAG
- a CDS encoding sensor domain-containing diguanylate cyclase encodes MLDSLLRDEPARIAALHRLEVLDTAVEEPFEKIVTLVRTVLAVPMATVTLVDRDRQWFKARRGLEVDQTPRSVSFCTHTIQQREPLIVEDADLDPRFAGTPLVKGPPYIKSYAGVPLRTPEGYNIGSLCAMDTRPRRFSPADVAILSNFANIVCDELELRMIAQVDHLTGALTRRGFNDQADREIARANRYGRRGTLVMLDLDHFKTVNDTHGHAVGDRVLQQVAEILRVTLRPSDVFGRLGGEEFAILLPETIGNEAAAVIERLRYVVANQSIVLEDGTAIHVTASFGAAPLSSEAVSFDTWLKQADTMLYAAKAAGRNCIRVWE; translated from the coding sequence ATGCTTGATTCCCTGCTTCGGGACGAACCTGCGCGCATCGCTGCTCTGCACCGGTTAGAGGTGCTGGACACTGCGGTCGAAGAGCCGTTCGAGAAGATTGTCACACTCGTGCGAACTGTACTCGCGGTTCCAATGGCGACGGTGACGCTCGTCGACCGTGATCGCCAGTGGTTCAAGGCCAGGCGGGGGCTTGAGGTCGACCAAACACCGCGATCGGTATCGTTCTGTACTCACACCATCCAGCAACGCGAACCATTGATCGTTGAGGATGCCGACCTTGATCCGCGCTTCGCGGGCACCCCGCTTGTGAAGGGGCCTCCGTACATCAAAAGCTATGCTGGGGTGCCGCTTCGCACACCCGAAGGCTACAACATCGGGTCGCTGTGCGCGATGGACACGCGTCCTCGGCGTTTTAGCCCCGCGGACGTGGCTATTCTGTCGAACTTCGCCAACATCGTCTGCGATGAGCTTGAGCTGCGCATGATCGCGCAGGTCGATCATCTAACTGGTGCTCTCACCCGAAGAGGTTTCAACGATCAAGCCGATCGCGAGATCGCGCGCGCTAATCGTTACGGCCGTCGCGGTACGCTCGTGATGCTCGACCTCGATCACTTCAAAACGGTCAACGACACGCATGGTCATGCAGTCGGCGATCGGGTGCTACAGCAGGTTGCTGAAATTTTGAGGGTAACGCTACGGCCGTCTGATGTATTTGGTCGTCTCGGCGGTGAAGAGTTTGCAATCTTGCTGCCTGAAACTATCGGTAACGAAGCGGCCGCCGTCATCGAACGTTTGCGTTACGTAGTCGCCAACCAGTCGATCGTCCTTGAAGACGGTACCGCGATTCATGTCACAGCCAGCTTTGGTGCTGCACCCCTCAGTTCCGAGGCTGTATCATTCGACACTTGGCTAAAGCAGGCCGATACAATGCTTTACGCGGCCAAAGCCGCTGGTCGGAACTGCATTCGAGTCTGGGAGTGA
- a CDS encoding TOBE domain-containing protein: MKLSARDQISGTIVTANITEQAIADFWLATGETVTVIVKASAVMIGK, translated from the coding sequence ATGAAGCTCAGCGCGCGCGATCAGATTTCCGGCACCATCGTCACCGCCAACATCACCGAGCAAGCGATCGCCGACTTCTGGCTGGCGACCGGTGAGACGGTGACCGTCATCGTCAAGGCTAGCGCCGTGATGATCGGCAAGTAA
- a CDS encoding DUF3253 domain-containing protein, giving the protein MNDPRAATLALLASRAAGATICPSEVARAIAPDWRGAMPAVHAAVDALLRDGLVQLSWKGRPLPTRSGPYRIARLRD; this is encoded by the coding sequence ATGAACGATCCGAGGGCCGCTACACTCGCCCTCCTCGCAAGCCGTGCGGCGGGCGCGACAATCTGCCCTAGCGAGGTAGCGCGCGCGATCGCGCCCGATTGGCGAGGTGCGATGCCGGCGGTTCACGCCGCGGTCGATGCACTGCTTCGCGATGGACTGGTGCAGTTGAGCTGGAAAGGGCGACCGCTGCCAACCCGGTCGGGGCCGTACAGGATCGCCCGCCTCCGCGATTAG
- a CDS encoding TonB-dependent receptor gives MSKRVAVFLGATAMSAFSAPALAQSAATEVPPPISDDAADTRLPEVVVTARRRAEEAQRVPAALSVAGGDLIDQSYTVNTQGLTTLIATLNYSSANPRNTAFTIRGLGSSVVAVSQANDGLEPGVGFYVDQVYHARPATAAFDFADIAQVEELRGPQGTLFGKNTTAGALNITTRAPSFAREGFAELSYGDYDFVQARGWASGPITDTVAYRISGVSTRRDGVLDNVRIGRAANTIGTQAVRGQLLFKPDDTIQMRVIADVSNFQAYCCGQVYLRTGTSLRAADRQFGGPNGLAAQFGYAPPSNNVYDRKTDIDGPLGVDTNEGGVSAITDWNLGPVTLTSVTAWRFWNWDAENDRDYTGLSVQLSQHIPSRQDQYSQELRLASNGTGPLSYVVGLYGFRQRLTGRPISIYGPAAARYLIGTVTGTNNTLVPSNLLDGYGQDGRTDFRSLSYAAFGEVNYRFVDRLTATIGLRYTQEEKDGYYATTVAGGPATTNPALINARLGVLRPQSYEAHDSDGSLSGRGNIAWQVTDTTMTYASYARGLKSGGINMSGLPLDSNNRPVLATAVVRPERNETYEIGLKNTLLDNRLIVNIDGFYTKVRDFQATVVENSLTQTVQLRGYLSNIPQVTVKGIEADVTALPVPGLSVRTAFAWSDGRYTDYPAGPCPLEAQTAATTRCSLTGRRLAPLPRFAITAGLDYQRSVGDGQVFVHVDTASRSGFNGDPSLSRFTYIRGYNLTNANIGYRFTDGLELIVWARNLCNADYIQNLTIQAGNSGLIVGTPSDPRTIGGTIRLRV, from the coding sequence ATGTCGAAGCGGGTTGCGGTGTTTCTCGGCGCCACGGCCATGTCTGCGTTCAGCGCTCCCGCGCTTGCCCAGTCCGCTGCGACGGAGGTGCCGCCGCCAATCTCCGACGATGCGGCCGACACCCGCCTTCCGGAAGTCGTCGTCACGGCGCGACGCCGGGCCGAGGAAGCGCAGCGTGTGCCCGCGGCGCTGTCGGTCGCCGGCGGTGACCTCATCGACCAGAGCTACACGGTTAACACGCAGGGGCTGACGACGCTGATCGCGACGTTGAACTACAGTTCGGCCAATCCGCGCAACACCGCCTTCACGATCCGTGGGCTGGGGTCGAGCGTCGTTGCGGTCAGTCAGGCCAACGACGGGCTGGAGCCGGGCGTCGGCTTCTATGTCGATCAGGTCTATCATGCGCGCCCCGCGACCGCCGCGTTCGACTTCGCCGATATCGCGCAGGTCGAGGAATTGCGCGGGCCGCAGGGCACATTGTTCGGCAAGAACACGACGGCGGGCGCGCTCAACATCACCACCCGCGCGCCAAGCTTCGCGCGCGAAGGCTTCGCCGAACTGTCCTATGGCGATTATGACTTCGTGCAGGCACGCGGCTGGGCGTCGGGACCGATCACCGACACCGTTGCCTATCGCATCTCGGGCGTCTCGACGCGGCGCGACGGCGTGCTCGACAACGTCCGCATCGGCCGCGCCGCCAACACGATCGGCACGCAGGCGGTGCGGGGGCAATTGCTGTTCAAGCCCGATGACACGATCCAGATGCGCGTCATCGCCGACGTCAGTAACTTTCAGGCCTATTGCTGCGGGCAGGTGTATCTGCGCACCGGCACGAGCCTGCGCGCGGCCGATCGCCAGTTCGGCGGGCCCAACGGCTTGGCGGCGCAGTTCGGCTACGCGCCACCCAGCAACAATGTCTATGATCGCAAGACCGACATCGACGGGCCGCTAGGCGTCGACACCAACGAGGGTGGCGTCAGTGCGATCACCGACTGGAACCTCGGCCCAGTTACGCTGACTTCGGTGACGGCGTGGCGCTTCTGGAACTGGGATGCGGAGAACGACCGCGACTATACCGGCTTGTCGGTCCAGCTGTCGCAGCACATCCCGTCGCGGCAGGACCAGTATAGCCAGGAACTGCGTCTCGCCTCGAACGGTACCGGGCCGCTGTCCTATGTCGTCGGCCTATACGGCTTCCGCCAGCGGCTCACAGGACGGCCGATCAGCATCTATGGTCCTGCCGCCGCGCGCTATCTGATCGGCACGGTGACGGGGACAAACAACACGCTGGTTCCGTCCAATCTGCTCGACGGTTACGGGCAGGATGGTCGCACCGATTTCCGCAGCCTTAGCTACGCCGCCTTCGGCGAGGTCAATTACCGCTTCGTCGATCGCCTGACCGCGACGATCGGCCTGCGCTACACGCAAGAGGAGAAGGACGGCTATTATGCCACCACCGTTGCCGGTGGCCCCGCGACCACCAACCCCGCGCTCATCAATGCCCGCCTCGGCGTGCTGCGCCCGCAAAGCTATGAGGCACACGACAGCGACGGCAGCCTCTCGGGGCGCGGCAACATCGCGTGGCAGGTCACTGACACGACGATGACCTACGCAAGCTATGCGCGCGGCTTAAAATCGGGCGGGATAAACATGTCGGGCCTGCCGCTCGACAGCAACAACCGGCCGGTGCTGGCGACGGCCGTGGTGCGTCCCGAGCGCAACGAGACGTATGAGATCGGCCTGAAGAACACGCTGCTCGACAACCGGCTGATCGTCAACATCGACGGCTTCTACACCAAGGTGCGCGACTTCCAGGCGACGGTGGTCGAGAACTCGCTGACGCAGACGGTGCAGCTGCGCGGCTATCTGTCCAACATTCCGCAGGTGACGGTGAAGGGGATCGAGGCGGACGTGACCGCGCTGCCTGTACCGGGGCTCAGCGTGCGCACCGCCTTCGCTTGGTCTGACGGCAGATACACCGACTATCCGGCCGGTCCATGCCCGTTGGAGGCGCAGACCGCCGCGACGACGCGGTGCAGCCTGACCGGCCGTCGCTTGGCACCGCTACCACGCTTCGCGATCACCGCAGGACTTGATTACCAGCGGTCGGTGGGGGACGGGCAGGTCTTCGTTCATGTCGATACCGCCTCGCGCAGCGGCTTCAACGGCGACCCCAGCCTGTCGCGGTTCACCTATATCCGCGGCTACAATTTGACCAACGCCAACATCGGCTATCGCTTCACCGATGGGCTTGAGTTGATCGTCTGGGCACGCAACCTGTGCAACGCCGACTATATCCAGAATTTGACGATCCAAGCGGGCAACTCCGGGCTGATTGTCGGGACGCCCAGCGACCCGCGCACCATCGGCGGGACGATCCGCTTGCGCGTTTGA